Proteins from one Planctomycetaceae bacterium genomic window:
- a CDS encoding helix-turn-helix domain-containing protein produces MTDTPPPEPTNAVDEPSVIDASIRLIAITEVAELLSCSSRHVQRLTDTGRMPAPIKLGHHLTRWNLAELQNWIQQGCPEQPPATELHLTNPGFLTNSDKVSP; encoded by the coding sequence ATGACCGACACTCCACCACCCGAACCAACGAACGCCGTCGACGAACCGTCCGTCATCGACGCGTCCATTCGTCTGATCGCAATCACCGAAGTCGCCGAGCTGCTGTCCTGTTCCAGCCGCCACGTCCAGCGCCTTACCGACACCGGCCGCATGCCCGCCCCCATCAAACTCGGCCACCACCTCACCCGCTGGAACCTCGCCGAACTCCAGAACTGGATCCAACAAGGCTGCCCCGAACAACCACCAGCAACCGAACTTCACCTCACGAACCCCGGCTTCCTCACAAACTCAGACAAGGTGTCACCATGA